In Streptomyces sp. NBC_00091, the following proteins share a genomic window:
- a CDS encoding lipid-transfer protein, with protein sequence MKSYIVGVGMTKFEKPESRDWQYWDMVKEAGGAALADAGVDYGLVEQVPVGYCFQASTAGQRAAYELGLTGVPVYNVNNNCATGSTALMMARQFVEGGLNDCVLAIGFEKMKRGALGGGADGGDFATSPVARHYGIMAAAHGFEMSPPTAQIFGNAAREHMERYGTTPAQLAAVGAKNHRHSANNPNAQFQDVYTVEEILAAKTIHEPLTKLQCSPTSDGAAAALVVSERFVVAHGLHDKAVEIVAQAMTTDTGESFGGSCIDVVGKPMTAAAGRRVYEASGLGIEDVDVVELHDCFSVNELLTYEALGMCADGASGKLVESGATTYGGRWVVNPSGGLISKGHPLGATGLAQAAELVWQLRGEAGPRQVPGARVGLAHNIGLGGAAVVTLLRR encoded by the coding sequence ATGAAGTCGTACATCGTGGGCGTCGGCATGACGAAGTTCGAGAAGCCGGAGTCACGGGACTGGCAGTACTGGGACATGGTCAAGGAGGCCGGCGGCGCGGCGCTCGCGGACGCGGGCGTGGACTACGGGCTGGTCGAGCAGGTGCCGGTGGGCTACTGCTTCCAGGCCTCCACCGCCGGGCAGCGGGCGGCGTACGAACTGGGCCTGACCGGGGTCCCCGTCTACAACGTCAACAACAACTGCGCGACGGGCTCGACGGCCCTGATGATGGCGCGGCAGTTCGTGGAGGGCGGCCTCAACGACTGCGTGCTCGCGATCGGCTTCGAGAAGATGAAGCGCGGGGCGCTGGGCGGCGGGGCCGACGGGGGCGACTTCGCGACCTCGCCCGTCGCCCGGCACTACGGGATCATGGCCGCCGCGCACGGCTTCGAGATGTCCCCGCCCACCGCCCAGATCTTCGGGAACGCGGCCCGCGAGCACATGGAGCGCTACGGCACCACGCCCGCCCAGCTGGCGGCGGTCGGCGCCAAGAACCACCGGCACTCCGCGAACAACCCGAACGCGCAGTTCCAGGACGTGTACACCGTCGAGGAGATCCTCGCGGCCAAGACCATCCACGAACCGCTGACCAAGCTCCAGTGCTCGCCCACCTCCGACGGGGCCGCGGCGGCCCTCGTGGTCTCGGAGCGGTTCGTCGTGGCGCACGGCCTGCACGACAAGGCCGTCGAGATCGTCGCCCAGGCGATGACCACGGACACCGGGGAGAGCTTCGGCGGCTCCTGCATCGACGTCGTCGGCAAGCCGATGACGGCCGCCGCGGGCCGCCGGGTGTACGAGGCCTCCGGGCTCGGCATCGAGGACGTCGACGTCGTCGAACTGCACGACTGCTTCTCCGTCAACGAGCTGCTGACCTACGAGGCGCTCGGCATGTGCGCGGACGGGGCCTCCGGCAAGCTCGTGGAGAGCGGCGCCACCACCTACGGCGGGCGGTGGGTGGTCAACCCCTCCGGCGGCCTGATCTCCAAGGGCCACCCGCTGGGGGCGACGGGGCTCGCGCAGGCGGCGGAGCTGGTGTGGCAGCTGCGCGGCGAGGCGGGCCCCCGCCAGGTCCCCGGCGCCCGGGTCGGGCTGGCGCACAACATCGGGCTGGGCGGTGCGGCGGTGGTGACCCTGCTGCGCAGGTAG
- a CDS encoding zinc ribbon domain-containing protein, with translation MNAEPADQIRLLDVQALDVRLSQLAHKRKSLPEHAEVDSLTKDLSQQRDFLVAAQTQASDAAREQTKAEQDVDQVRQRAARDQQRLDSGAGISARDLANLQSEVVSLAKRQGDLEDVVLEVMERLEAAQERVTELTERVGALEAKLTDATARRDAATGEIDAEAAKIAKDREVIVGSMPSDLMALYEKIRVKQGGVGAARLYQRRCEGCRLELDMAEINEIKAAAVNQVVRHENCGRILVRAADSGI, from the coding sequence CTGAACGCCGAGCCCGCCGACCAGATCCGACTTCTCGACGTCCAGGCCCTGGACGTCCGGCTGTCTCAGCTCGCCCACAAGCGCAAGTCGCTGCCCGAGCACGCCGAGGTCGACTCCCTGACCAAGGACCTCAGCCAGCAGCGCGACTTCCTCGTCGCCGCCCAGACGCAGGCCAGCGACGCCGCCCGCGAGCAGACCAAGGCGGAGCAGGACGTCGACCAGGTGCGCCAGCGCGCGGCCCGGGACCAGCAGCGCCTGGACTCCGGTGCGGGCATCTCGGCCCGGGACCTGGCGAACCTGCAGAGCGAGGTCGTCTCCCTCGCCAAGCGGCAGGGTGACCTGGAGGACGTGGTCCTGGAGGTCATGGAGCGTCTGGAGGCCGCGCAGGAGCGCGTCACCGAGCTGACCGAGCGCGTCGGCGCGCTGGAGGCCAAGCTCACCGACGCCACCGCGCGCCGCGACGCCGCCACCGGCGAGATCGACGCCGAGGCCGCGAAGATCGCCAAGGACCGCGAGGTCATCGTCGGCTCCATGCCGTCCGACCTGATGGCCCTGTACGAGAAGATCCGCGTCAAGCAGGGCGGGGTCGGCGCCGCGCGCCTGTACCAGCGGCGCTGCGAGGGCTGCCGGCTGGAGCTCGACATGGCCGAGATCAACGAGATCAAGGCCGCGGCCGTCAACCAGGTCGTCCGGCACGAGAACTGCGGCCGCATCCTGGTCCGTGCGGCGGACTCGGGCATCTGA
- a CDS encoding MaoC/PaaZ C-terminal domain-containing protein, with translation MPIDAAKALAAEPRQGDIGWDHKDIQLYHLGLGAGAPVRGQSLATDPDELRYTLESKLHVLPSFATVAGAGMAMLGGLAAPGIEVNLAAVLHGGHSIELHRPIPVKGRATSTSKVAAVYDKGKAAVIVLRSEVADADGPLWTSDAQIFVRGEGGFGGERGPSVRAELPQREPDRTEERTIREEQALLYRLSGDWNPLHADPEFAKLAGFDKPILHGLCSYGMTLKAVVDTVLGGDVSRVRAYRTRFAGIVFPGETLRIRMWQETGRVLVSVTAVERDDAPVLADTVVEHS, from the coding sequence ATGCCGATCGATGCCGCCAAGGCCCTCGCCGCCGAACCCCGCCAGGGGGACATCGGCTGGGACCACAAGGACATCCAGCTCTACCACCTCGGCCTCGGGGCGGGAGCGCCCGTGCGCGGGCAGAGCCTGGCGACGGACCCCGACGAGCTCCGCTACACCCTGGAGTCCAAGCTCCACGTGCTCCCCAGCTTCGCGACCGTCGCCGGCGCAGGCATGGCCATGCTGGGCGGCCTCGCCGCCCCCGGCATCGAGGTGAACCTCGCGGCCGTCCTGCACGGTGGGCACTCCATCGAGCTGCACCGGCCGATCCCCGTCAAGGGACGCGCCACCTCCACCTCCAAGGTCGCCGCCGTCTACGACAAGGGCAAGGCGGCCGTGATCGTGCTGCGCTCCGAGGTCGCGGACGCCGACGGGCCGCTGTGGACCAGCGACGCGCAGATCTTCGTACGCGGTGAAGGCGGCTTCGGCGGCGAGCGCGGGCCCTCCGTCAGGGCCGAGCTGCCCCAGCGGGAGCCGGACCGCACCGAGGAGCGGACGATCCGCGAGGAGCAGGCGCTGCTCTACCGGCTCTCCGGGGACTGGAACCCCCTGCACGCCGACCCGGAGTTCGCCAAGCTGGCCGGCTTCGACAAGCCGATCCTGCACGGCCTGTGCTCGTACGGGATGACCCTCAAGGCCGTCGTCGACACCGTGCTCGGCGGGGACGTGTCCCGGGTCCGCGCCTACCGCACGCGCTTCGCCGGGATCGTCTTCCCGGGGGAGACGCTGCGCATCCGGATGTGGCAGGAGACGGGCCGCGTGCTGGTCTCGGTGACCGCCGTCGAACGGGACGACGCGCCGGTCCTCGCCGACACCGTCGTCGAACACTCGTAG
- a CDS encoding amidohydrolase family protein, with protein sequence MPEYGAGGFAAGGAVRPDPAPRESGEDDGSRAVIDVHHHFCAPAWREWAEAQGLVNPRALPPWAHWDAESALALMDRAGIATAVLKPMLPARYGTSAQLREAVTVTLRAAVEAVQAHPGRFVFHTPLFLEDPEVSSWALRHGLDELGAVGVNVTANHGGVYLGDPVYDRIFAELDERAAVVDTHPHNLPAGPAGGPAGGPPGRPGAPGAPGAPGAPGTGGPPPGAGGPPGATVPGLPNFLCDFLLDTTRAAANMIRNRTLDRFPNLSVILPHGGGFLPHIATRLEAFAGSFDPPVEPAAVRDHLHRFYYDTAGPMSPAGTLLATVDPARILFGSDWPACPADMVADIAVPALAADPALTPAHRRAINRENALRLMPQLVHA encoded by the coding sequence ATGCCGGAATACGGTGCCGGCGGTTTCGCCGCCGGTGGAGCAGTACGACCGGACCCGGCCCCCCGGGAGTCCGGGGAGGACGACGGCAGCCGGGCGGTGATCGACGTCCACCACCATTTCTGCGCCCCCGCCTGGCGGGAATGGGCCGAGGCCCAGGGGCTGGTGAATCCGCGGGCGCTGCCGCCGTGGGCGCACTGGGACGCGGAGTCCGCGCTGGCGCTGATGGACCGGGCGGGCATCGCCACCGCCGTGCTCAAGCCCATGCTGCCCGCACGGTACGGGACCTCCGCGCAGCTGCGGGAGGCCGTCACGGTCACGCTGCGGGCGGCGGTGGAGGCCGTCCAGGCCCATCCGGGGCGGTTCGTCTTCCACACCCCGCTCTTCCTCGAGGACCCGGAGGTCTCCTCGTGGGCGCTGCGCCACGGGCTGGACGAGCTGGGGGCGGTCGGGGTGAACGTCACCGCCAACCACGGCGGCGTCTACCTCGGGGACCCGGTGTACGACAGGATCTTCGCCGAGCTGGACGAGCGGGCCGCCGTCGTGGACACCCACCCGCACAACCTCCCGGCCGGCCCGGCGGGAGGCCCGGCGGGAGGCCCGCCCGGGCGTCCCGGCGCACCCGGGGCACCGGGGGCACCCGGGGCACCCGGTACGGGCGGACCGCCGCCCGGGGCCGGTGGGCCGCCCGGGGCCACCGTGCCGGGGCTGCCGAACTTCCTGTGCGACTTCCTGCTGGACACGACCCGCGCCGCCGCCAACATGATCCGCAACCGGACCCTCGACCGCTTCCCGAACCTGTCGGTGATCCTGCCGCACGGCGGCGGGTTCCTCCCGCACATCGCGACCCGGCTGGAGGCCTTCGCCGGCTCCTTCGACCCGCCGGTCGAGCCGGCGGCGGTACGGGACCACCTGCACCGCTTCTACTACGACACCGCCGGCCCGATGTCCCCGGCCGGCACCCTGCTGGCCACCGTGGACCCCGCCCGGATCCTCTTCGGCAGCGACTGGCCGGCCTGCCCCGCCGACATGGTCGCGGACATCGCCGTCCCCGCACTGGCCGCCGACCCCGCCCTGACGCCCGCCCACCGCCGCGCCATCAACCGGGAGAACGCGCTCCGCCTGATGCCGCAGCTCGTGCACGCGTAA
- a CDS encoding Nif3-like dinuclear metal center hexameric protein — translation MPRLSEVIAALDALWPPSRAEEWDAVGTVCGDPDAEVTRVLFAVDPVQEIVDEAVKLGADLVVTHHPLYLRGTTTVAAGTFKGRVVHTLIKNDIALHVAHTNADTADPGVSDALAGALDLRVTGPLVPDPTDPAGRRGLGRICELDHPETLREFAARAAARLPHTAQGIRAAGDPDAPIRTVAVSGGSGDSLLAQVRAVGVDAFLTADLRHHPVSEAREQSPLALVDAAHWATEWPWCEQAAAQLDAISERHGWGLRTHVSRTVTDPWTAHAPSVTPPSSASGAPN, via the coding sequence GTGCCCCGTCTCTCTGAAGTCATCGCCGCGCTGGACGCTCTCTGGCCCCCCTCGCGGGCCGAGGAGTGGGACGCCGTCGGCACCGTCTGCGGCGACCCCGACGCCGAGGTCACCCGGGTGCTCTTCGCCGTGGACCCCGTACAGGAGATCGTCGACGAGGCGGTGAAGCTCGGTGCCGACCTGGTCGTCACCCACCACCCCCTCTACCTGCGCGGTACCACCACCGTCGCCGCGGGCACCTTCAAGGGCCGCGTCGTGCACACGCTGATCAAGAACGACATCGCGCTGCACGTGGCCCACACCAACGCCGACACCGCCGACCCCGGGGTCTCCGACGCCCTCGCCGGCGCCCTCGACCTGCGCGTCACCGGCCCCCTCGTGCCCGACCCCACCGACCCGGCGGGCCGCCGCGGCCTGGGCCGGATCTGCGAGCTGGACCACCCCGAGACCCTGCGCGAGTTCGCCGCCCGCGCCGCCGCCCGGCTGCCGCACACCGCGCAGGGCATCCGCGCCGCCGGCGACCCCGACGCGCCGATCCGTACCGTCGCCGTCAGCGGCGGCTCCGGCGACAGCCTCCTCGCGCAGGTCCGCGCCGTCGGCGTGGACGCCTTCCTCACCGCCGACCTGCGCCACCACCCGGTGTCCGAGGCCCGCGAGCAGAGCCCGCTCGCCCTCGTCGACGCCGCGCACTGGGCCACCGAGTGGCCCTGGTGCGAGCAGGCCGCCGCCCAGCTCGACGCGATCTCCGAGCGCCACGGCTGGGGTCTGCGGACCCACGTCTCGCGCACGGTCACCGACCCGTGGACGGCGCACGCGCCGTCCGTCACACCCCCTTCTAGTGCCTCTGGAGCCCCCAACTGA
- a CDS encoding DNA-binding response regulator has product MPVTHRPARSLRVLLDPPNPALAIRLGLQPDIEVVDSPTARPAVALVEELASVAALLAEDPECRVLLATGSAHPGLRDAALAAGASGLVLRDGPVEDLADCLRRASMGETVVDPALAGP; this is encoded by the coding sequence ATGCCCGTGACGCACCGGCCCGCGCGCTCGCTGCGCGTCCTGCTGGACCCGCCGAACCCGGCCCTCGCGATCCGGCTCGGCCTCCAGCCGGACATCGAGGTGGTGGACTCCCCCACGGCCCGGCCCGCGGTGGCGCTGGTGGAGGAACTCGCCTCGGTGGCGGCCCTGCTGGCCGAGGACCCGGAGTGCCGGGTGCTGCTGGCCACCGGCTCGGCCCACCCCGGCCTGCGGGACGCGGCCCTGGCGGCGGGCGCCTCGGGCCTGGTCCTGCGGGACGGCCCGGTCGAGGACCTGGCGGACTGCCTGCGCCGCGCGTCGATGGGCGAAACGGTGGTGGACCCCGCGCTCGCGGGCCCGTGA
- a CDS encoding HAD-IA family hydrolase, whose translation MTTLTAPGTARPFDAVLCDLDNVIRFYDSTRLAELERRAGLPEGTTAAVAFSPELDGPLLLGRITRDQWRESIADALARSGRISGEGARDLAGAMTRSPFTADAAVVSVLRGARAAGLSLVLVTNASLDLEEDLAAMGLTDLADHVVSSALEGVAKPDREIYAIAAGRAGAAPGRCLFVDDRLENVEAALAFGMAAVHYRGPADLHSALAFLR comes from the coding sequence ATGACGACCCTCACAGCCCCCGGCACGGCCAGGCCCTTCGACGCGGTCCTGTGCGACCTCGACAACGTCATCCGCTTCTACGACTCCACCCGGCTGGCCGAGCTGGAGCGCCGGGCCGGGCTGCCCGAGGGCACCACGGCGGCGGTGGCCTTCTCCCCCGAGCTGGACGGGCCGCTGCTGCTCGGCCGGATCACCCGGGACCAGTGGCGGGAGTCCATCGCCGACGCGCTCGCCCGCTCCGGCCGGATATCCGGGGAAGGCGCGCGGGATCTGGCCGGGGCGATGACCCGGTCCCCGTTCACGGCCGACGCGGCGGTGGTCTCCGTACTGCGCGGGGCGCGTGCGGCCGGGCTCTCGCTGGTCCTGGTGACCAACGCCTCCCTGGACCTGGAGGAGGACCTGGCGGCGATGGGGCTGACGGACCTCGCGGACCACGTCGTCAGCAGCGCCCTGGAGGGGGTGGCCAAGCCGGACCGGGAGATCTACGCGATCGCGGCCGGACGGGCGGGGGCCGCCCCCGGGCGCTGCCTGTTCGTGGACGACCGGCTGGAGAACGTCGAGGCGGCCCTCGCGTTCGGGATGGCCGCCGTGCACTACCGCGGGCCCGCCGACCTGCACTCCGCGCTCGCCTTCCTGCGCTGA
- a CDS encoding Zn-dependent alcohol dehydrogenase has translation MRAALQSEIGQEKLEVVDDMQAVGFGPGKVRIRIKATGLCHSDLSAMSGVLPQPAPFIPGHEGSGVITDVGDGVTGHAIGDRVLVCWLPPCGHCPACKRGQGHLCLEAFGNVATPNFRRAASDIFGFAGTGTFAEEMVVPAACAIPIPDDLPFDIAALIGCGVTTGLGAAINTAKVEAASSVAVIGCGGVGISVIQGAKVQGAAQIIAVDPVASRRAAALRFGATEAVSPEEFADAKNRVTAGEGFDYVFEVVGKSATAHKAYEMTRRGGSVVIVGAGALDDNYQVNMFSLFFDEKKILPSMYGGGDVLRSYERTIALWRAGRIDLANLITHRVNLAEINEALDQMRTGVALRTCIEL, from the coding sequence GTGCGCGCAGCACTGCAGAGCGAGATAGGCCAGGAGAAGCTCGAGGTCGTCGACGACATGCAGGCCGTGGGCTTCGGCCCCGGCAAGGTCAGGATCCGCATCAAGGCCACCGGCCTGTGCCACTCCGACCTCTCCGCGATGAGCGGCGTCCTGCCGCAGCCCGCCCCCTTCATCCCCGGCCACGAGGGCTCCGGGGTGATCACCGACGTCGGTGACGGGGTCACCGGCCACGCGATCGGCGACCGCGTCCTCGTCTGCTGGCTGCCGCCGTGCGGCCACTGCCCCGCCTGCAAGCGCGGCCAGGGGCACCTGTGCCTGGAGGCCTTCGGGAACGTCGCCACCCCCAACTTCAGGCGGGCGGCCAGCGACATCTTCGGCTTCGCCGGCACCGGCACCTTCGCCGAGGAGATGGTCGTCCCGGCCGCCTGCGCCATCCCGATCCCCGACGACCTGCCCTTCGACATCGCCGCGCTGATCGGCTGCGGAGTCACCACCGGGCTCGGCGCGGCCATCAACACCGCCAAGGTGGAGGCCGCCTCCTCGGTCGCCGTCATCGGCTGCGGCGGCGTCGGCATATCCGTCATCCAGGGCGCCAAGGTGCAGGGCGCGGCGCAGATCATCGCCGTCGACCCGGTCGCCTCGCGGCGCGCGGCGGCGCTGCGGTTCGGCGCCACCGAGGCCGTCTCCCCGGAGGAGTTCGCCGACGCCAAGAACCGCGTCACGGCCGGCGAGGGCTTCGACTACGTCTTCGAGGTCGTCGGCAAGTCCGCGACCGCGCACAAGGCGTACGAGATGACCCGGCGCGGCGGCAGCGTCGTCATCGTCGGCGCGGGCGCCCTCGACGACAACTACCAGGTCAACATGTTCTCGCTGTTCTTCGACGAGAAGAAGATCCTGCCGTCGATGTACGGGGGCGGCGACGTGCTCCGCTCCTACGAGCGCACCATCGCGCTGTGGCGGGCCGGCCGGATCGACCTGGCGAACCTGATCACCCACCGGGTGAACCTGGCCGAGATCAACGAGGCCCTGGACCAGATGCGCACGGGCGTCGCCCTGCGCACCTGCATCGAACTCTGA
- a CDS encoding cytochrome P450: MTRGTPEYRQCPHPVYRSLREQAPIARLTPGHGVDTYLITRYEDAHAVFADHRIGKDMHEGIDIYHALFGDACEALDDNLLFADPPRHTRLRHIAKTAFTPRHVKDLRPHIQELVDDLLDRCPTDRPVDLMSAFAVPLPVMVICELLGIVGEERVEVLDWFAQVTRSRFSRALKDELVEAEHWLRNYFTGLIHRTREHPTDDFLSLLVETPHDEEPLTDDELVSMIWVLLFAGHKTTVLQIGNCVHSLLTHPDQLKAIQENRELLPQAIEEMVRFEGSVETSTFRYALEDVEIGGTLIPQGAVVQIAITAANRDPEKFPEPDKLDITREGLQGTHLGFGFGAHYCLGAPLARLELEICLTALLDRFPDMVLAMPTSDDGDWLKGPFPAFRGLERLPVALDPSRTVDDWTKPAG, encoded by the coding sequence GTGACCAGGGGTACGCCGGAATACCGGCAGTGTCCCCATCCGGTCTACCGGTCGCTGCGCGAACAGGCCCCCATCGCCCGGCTGACCCCGGGGCACGGCGTGGACACGTACCTGATCACCCGGTACGAGGACGCCCACGCGGTCTTCGCCGACCACCGCATCGGCAAGGACATGCACGAGGGCATCGACATCTACCACGCCCTCTTCGGGGACGCGTGCGAGGCGCTCGACGACAACCTCCTCTTCGCGGACCCGCCCCGGCACACCCGGCTGCGCCACATCGCCAAGACCGCCTTCACCCCGCGCCACGTCAAGGACCTGCGCCCGCACATCCAGGAACTGGTCGACGACCTGCTGGACCGGTGTCCGACGGACCGGCCCGTCGACCTGATGAGCGCCTTCGCCGTGCCGCTGCCCGTCATGGTCATCTGCGAACTGCTCGGCATCGTCGGGGAGGAGCGCGTCGAGGTCCTGGACTGGTTCGCCCAGGTCACCCGCTCCCGCTTCAGCCGCGCCCTGAAGGACGAGCTGGTCGAGGCCGAGCACTGGCTGCGGAACTACTTCACCGGCCTGATCCACCGCACCCGCGAACACCCCACCGACGACTTCCTGAGCCTGCTGGTGGAAACCCCGCACGACGAGGAACCGCTGACCGACGACGAACTCGTCTCGATGATCTGGGTGCTGCTCTTCGCCGGCCACAAGACGACCGTCCTCCAGATCGGCAACTGCGTCCACAGCCTGCTGACCCACCCGGACCAGCTGAAGGCCATCCAGGAGAACCGGGAACTCCTGCCGCAGGCGATCGAGGAAATGGTCCGTTTCGAGGGCTCGGTGGAAACCTCCACCTTCCGGTACGCGCTGGAGGACGTGGAAATCGGCGGGACGCTCATTCCGCAGGGCGCCGTCGTACAGATCGCGATCACCGCCGCGAACCGGGACCCGGAGAAATTCCCCGAGCCCGACAAGCTGGACATCACCCGCGAGGGGCTCCAGGGAACCCACCTCGGATTCGGCTTCGGGGCGCACTACTGCCTGGGCGCGCCGCTCGCCCGCCTGGAGCTGGAGATCTGCCTGACGGCGCTCCTCGACCGCTTCCCCGACATGGTGCTGGCGATGCCCACGTCGGACGACGGGGACTGGCTGAAGGGACCGTTCCCGGCCTTCCGGGGGCTGGAGCGGCTCCCCGTGGCCCTGGACCCCTCGCGGACGGTGGACGACTGGACGAAGCCCGCCGGCTGA
- a CDS encoding 3-oxoacyl-ACP reductase — protein MSLPLEGLSAIVTGAGRGLGRAEALELARLGASVVVNDFGQAGRDGSGEASAAPAEEVAEEIRAAGGQAVAHLGDVADFEQARELVGLAVSRFGKLDVLVNNAGILRDRMVFSMTEDEWDSVIRVHLKGHFNTTHFASAHWRERSKAAGGPVYGRIVNTSSEAFLGGSAGQPNYAAAKGGIVGLTTSTALALAKYGVTANAICPRARTRMTEDVFAGFQVPEEGRLDALAPEHVSPLVGYLASPASAKANGQLFVVHGGIVVVMERPRVAAKFDTAKEAFSFEELDGLLTPHYDSRPANETFAAAEVLGLKHG, from the coding sequence ATGTCACTCCCACTTGAGGGACTCTCCGCCATCGTCACGGGCGCCGGCCGCGGGCTCGGCCGGGCCGAGGCGCTCGAGCTCGCCCGGCTCGGCGCGAGCGTGGTCGTCAACGATTTCGGGCAGGCCGGCCGCGACGGCTCGGGGGAGGCCTCGGCCGCCCCGGCGGAGGAGGTGGCCGAGGAGATCCGCGCGGCGGGCGGGCAGGCGGTGGCGCACCTCGGTGACGTGGCCGACTTCGAGCAGGCGCGGGAGCTGGTCGGCCTCGCGGTCTCCCGCTTCGGGAAGCTCGACGTCCTGGTCAACAACGCGGGCATCCTGCGGGACCGGATGGTCTTCTCGATGACGGAGGACGAGTGGGACTCGGTGATCCGGGTCCACCTCAAGGGCCACTTCAACACCACCCACTTCGCCTCCGCGCACTGGCGCGAACGCTCCAAGGCGGCGGGCGGCCCGGTGTACGGGCGGATCGTCAACACCTCCTCCGAGGCCTTCCTCGGCGGTTCCGCCGGCCAGCCCAACTACGCGGCGGCCAAGGGCGGCATCGTGGGTCTGACCACCTCGACCGCCCTGGCCCTGGCCAAGTACGGGGTCACGGCCAACGCCATCTGCCCGCGCGCCCGTACCCGGATGACCGAGGACGTCTTCGCGGGCTTCCAGGTCCCGGAGGAGGGCAGGCTCGACGCCCTCGCCCCCGAGCACGTCTCCCCGCTCGTCGGCTACCTGGCCTCGCCGGCCTCCGCCAAGGCGAACGGGCAGCTCTTCGTGGTGCACGGCGGGATCGTCGTCGTGATGGAGCGCCCCCGGGTGGCCGCGAAGTTCGACACGGCCAAGGAGGCCTTCTCCTTCGAGGAGCTGGACGGACTCCTCACCCCGCACTACGACTCCCGCCCGGCGAACGAGACCTTCGCGGCGGCCGAGGTCCTGGGCCTCAAGCACGGCTGA
- a CDS encoding bifunctional RNase H/acid phosphatase, which yields MPRFVVEADGGSRGNPGPAGYGAVVLDPATGETLAERAEFIGVATNNVAEYKGLIAGLRAARELAPDAMVRVRMDSKLVVEQMSGRWKIKHPDMKPLAAEAATILPRAQVTYEWIPREKNKHADRLANEAMDAGKRGKQWEPSASTADLAPAGPPGDAAKGAAAVRAALASGGGTGTRAAATADVSAARSAAAAGGDTLFGEAEPTLAPGRIPAPAAGSGAAPAAAGNGTGWGGPDMGTPATFVLLRHGETALTPQKRFSGSGGTDPELSPAGRRQAAAVAEALAARGTVQAVVSSPLLRCRETAQAVADRLGLPVTVEEGLRETDFGAWEGLTFAEVRERFPDDLQAWLDSPKAAPTGGGESFTAVTRRVSAARDRLLSAHAGRTVLLVTHVTPVKTLVRLALGAPPEALFRMELSAASLSAVAYYADGNASVRLLNDTSHLR from the coding sequence ATGCCGCGTTTCGTCGTGGAGGCGGACGGCGGTTCCCGGGGCAACCCGGGTCCCGCCGGCTACGGGGCGGTCGTCCTCGACCCGGCCACCGGTGAGACCCTGGCCGAGCGCGCCGAGTTCATCGGCGTCGCGACGAACAACGTCGCCGAGTACAAGGGCCTGATCGCGGGCCTGAGGGCGGCGCGCGAGCTGGCGCCGGACGCGATGGTCCGGGTCCGGATGGACTCCAAGCTCGTCGTGGAGCAGATGTCGGGCCGCTGGAAGATCAAGCACCCGGACATGAAGCCGCTCGCGGCGGAGGCCGCGACGATCCTCCCGCGCGCGCAGGTCACCTACGAGTGGATCCCGCGCGAGAAGAACAAGCACGCGGACCGGCTCGCCAACGAGGCGATGGACGCGGGCAAGCGCGGCAAGCAGTGGGAGCCCTCGGCCTCCACCGCCGACCTCGCCCCGGCCGGCCCCCCGGGGGACGCGGCCAAGGGCGCCGCGGCCGTCCGCGCCGCCCTCGCCTCCGGCGGCGGTACGGGGACCCGTGCGGCGGCGACGGCCGACGTGAGCGCGGCCCGGAGCGCCGCCGCGGCGGGCGGCGACACGCTGTTCGGCGAAGCCGAGCCCACGCTCGCGCCCGGCCGCATCCCGGCCCCGGCGGCCGGCTCCGGCGCGGCCCCCGCCGCCGCGGGCAACGGAACCGGCTGGGGCGGGCCCGACATGGGCACCCCCGCCACCTTCGTGCTGCTGCGTCACGGCGAGACCGCCCTGACCCCGCAGAAGCGCTTCTCCGGCAGCGGCGGCACCGACCCGGAGCTGTCCCCGGCCGGCCGCCGCCAGGCCGCCGCCGTCGCCGAGGCGCTGGCCGCGCGGGGCACCGTACAGGCCGTCGTCAGCTCCCCGCTGCTCCGCTGCCGGGAGACCGCGCAGGCCGTGGCCGACCGGCTCGGGCTCCCGGTCACGGTCGAGGAGGGCCTGCGCGAGACGGACTTCGGCGCCTGGGAGGGCCTGACCTTCGCCGAGGTCCGGGAACGCTTCCCGGACGACCTCCAGGCGTGGCTGGACTCCCCGAAGGCGGCCCCCACGGGCGGCGGCGAGAGCTTCACCGCCGTCACCCGCCGGGTCTCGGCCGCGCGCGACCGGCTGCTGTCCGCGCACGCGGGCCGCACGGTGCTGCTGGTCACGCACGTGACGCCGGTCAAGACGCTGGTCCGCCTCGCCCTGGGCGCCCCGCCGGAGGCCCTGTTCCGGATGGAGCTCTCCGCGGCCTCCCTCTCGGCGGTGGCCTACTACGCCGACGGCAACGCCTCGGTCCGCCTCCTGAACGACACCTCGCACCTGCGCTAG